A segment of the Candidatus Bathyarchaeota archaeon genome:
GGACGAGACGCTTCTACGGTTGATTGCGGCTAAAAGCGAGGTGACGGTGCAGCAGAACCATTTCCAGAACAGCAACGTGCTTTCCTCTGAGCGTCTCTTCAGCGGCCTCTACGATGTAACGGTTGCGGGGCGGCTGATAGCGGTTTTTCCGGCGAAGACCTTTCAGGGACAGGAGAAATCAGGCAAATTCGCAACTTTGATGTTGGCGGATGAGGCGGGGCTGCTGCGGGTGGTTCTATGGAACGAGCAGGCGGAGCTTGTGGAACGCGGCGAGTTAAAGTCGGGGCAGGCGCTTCGGCTGCTGCATGGCTACACCCGCCAGGACCGCTACGGCAAAGTCGAATTGCACATGGGCGTCAAAAGCCAAATAGAAATCCAGCCCCATGACAGCAGCGCCCCCAGCATCGAGAGGTTCACCGCGAAAATCGGCGACCTCACTGCAGGCTCGGGCAGCGTGCATCTGCTGGGTGCGGTGAAGGCGGTTTATAGCAAGTCAAGTTTTCCCAGAGGCAGCGACGGCGATGGGGTGGTGCTGCGGTTGGCGCTGCGGGATGAGTCAGGCGAGGCGGTGGTGGTTGTGTGGAATGAGAAGGTGGAGGAAATCGAGCGTGTCCTCCGTGATAGCCCGCGGCTGCTTTTGGTTAACGCCCGAGTTAAAGAAGCCAAGAACGGGGCTTTTGAGGTGCATGTGGACTCCGGCACAGCCATCCAAGCCCAAAGCTAAAGAAAAGCCCGTTAAGATTAGTTTCTATCAAAGAAGGGAAAAAAGGTGCCCTTTACTGCCTTGGGGGCTTAAGTCACCATTGCTTCCAGGGGATATCATCCATGTACTCGTTGAGGCTGCGGATGCTGTTGCCGTTCTTATCCTTGTTCTTGAGCACATCCACCAGCGCCTCTGCCAACTGAAGGTTAGTGATGACGGGCACGTTGAATTCTACGGCTTGGCGGCGGATGATGTAGCCGTCGGTGATGATGTCAGTCATGTTGCTGCGGCGGTTCGCCATGGGCACGTTGATGACGAGGTCGATTTTGCGTTCCTGCAGGTAATCAAGGATGTTGGGGGTTACGTCGGGGTCTTTGACTTTATGCAGCACCACCGTGGACACGCCGTTGTCGATGAGGACTTTGGCTGTGTTGGAGGTCGAGT
Coding sequences within it:
- a CDS encoding OB-fold nucleic acid binding domain-containing protein, translating into MTTQDLIAEIAAKNPQLTPSVILERLEAERRRCDGLLGDETLLRLIAAKSEVTVQQNHFQNSNVLSSERLFSGLYDVTVAGRLIAVFPAKTFQGQEKSGKFATLMLADEAGLLRVVLWNEQAELVERGELKSGQALRLLHGYTRQDRYGKVELHMGVKSQIEIQPHDSSAPSIERFTAKIGDLTAGSGSVHLLGAVKAVYSKSSFPRGSDGDGVVLRLALRDESGEAVVVVWNEKVEEIERVLRDSPRLLLVNARVKEAKNGAFEVHVDSGTAIQAQS